In Amaranthus tricolor cultivar Red isolate AtriRed21 chromosome 3, ASM2621246v1, whole genome shotgun sequence, a single window of DNA contains:
- the LOC130807934 gene encoding uncharacterized protein LOC130807934 yields the protein MDPVAEEQIDYGDEEYGGAQKLQYQGSGAIPALADEEMIGEDEDYEDLYDGVNVGEGFMQFHQAQGGPNSIGNGVMQVQIYNTPQPRQDAGVSRNLGISGVVSDGRQQKASLAVKEPESGSANRISGALGPENQIHDGTSGNMSFQGSAPISQTAATNVSDVNKANNPAIGGPNVTQGIVNNHMAANVNMSVDHMMANDNIIRPQMDNGPTMLFVGELHWWTTDAELESVLSQYGKVKEIKFFDERASGKSKGYCQVEFFDAAAAAACKESMNGHIFNGRACVVVFASSQTLKQMGASYASKNPQQPQSQPQGRRNATDGAGRGGGGANFSSGEGGRGFGRGGWGRGQGVAARGPGGSGPRGRGPMGPKNAPGNATGMGGAAMGNFGQGMGAPGFGGPGGGMMHPQAMMGPGFDPSYMGRGAGYGGFSGPAFPGMNMMPPFPAVNPMGLGVAPHVNPAFFGRGMAPNGMGMMGGTGMEGHPGGMWPDPSMGGWAGEEHGQKTRESSYGGDDGGSDYGYGEGNAEKGSRTNAAPREKERVTERDWSGNSDRRHREEQDYDRSDRDRRYREEKDGYRDHRQKERDSGYEEDWDRGQSSSRSRSRSRAMPEGDHRSRSRDVEYGKRRRAPSE from the coding sequence ATGGATCCGGTTGCTGAGGAGCAAATAGATTATGGTGATGAGGAATATGGAGGTGCTCAAAAGCTGCAATATCAGGGTAGTGGAGCAATTCCGGCACTAGCAGACGAAGAGATGATTGGAGAAGATGAAGATTATGAAGATCTTTATGATGGTGTTAATGTCGGGGAGGGTTTCATGCAGTTTCATCAGGCACAAGGGGGTCCTAATAGTATAGGTAATGGTGTTATGCAAGTCCAAATCTATAATACCCCTCAACCTAGACAAGATGCTGGTGTGTCCCGTAACCTTGGCATTTCTGGAGTTGTTTCCGATGGAAGGCAGCAGAAAGCAAGTCTTGCTGTTAAAGAACCAGAATCAGGTTCTGCTAATCGCATCAGTGGGGCTTTGGGTCCAGAAAACCAAATTCATGATGGTACTTCTGGGAATATGAGCTTTCAAGGCTCTGCCCCTATATCTCAGACCGCTGCAACTAATGTTTCTGATGTTAATAAAGCTAACAATCCTGCTATTGGAGGTCCGAATGTCACTCAGGGCATTGTAAATAATCACATGGCGGCAAATGTGAACATGTCTGTGGACCATATGATGGCCAATGACAATATCATCCGGCCACAAATGGACAATGGTCCGACCATGTTGTTTGTGGGTGAGTTACATTGGTGGACCACTGATGCAGAACTAGAAAGTGTGCTGTCACAATACGGAAAAGTTAAGGAAATTAAGTTCTTTGATGAGAGAGCAAGTGGAAAATCAAAAGGTTATTGCCAAGTTGAGTTTTTtgatgctgctgctgctgcagCATGCAAAGAGAGCATGAACGGACACATTTTCAATGGACGAGCCTGTGTTGTGGTCTTTGCTTCTTCCCAAACTCTGAAACAGATGGGAGCTTCCTATGCAAGCAAGAACCCACAACAGCCTCAGTCTCAGCCTCAGGGAAGAAGAAATGCAACTGATGGAGCTGGAAGAGGCGGTGGTGGGGCGAACTTTTCTTCTGGAGAAGGGGGAAGAGGTTTTGGAAGAGGTGGATGGGGACGAGGGCAGGGTGTAGCTGCTAGGGGTCCAGGTGGTTCAGGGCCGAGAGGAAGAGGACCAATGGGCCCTAAAAATGCCCCTGGGAATGCTACTGGAATGGGAGGTGCTGCTATGGGTAATTTTGGACAAGGTATGGGAGCTCCAGGTTTCGGTGGACCAGGCGGAGGAATGATGCATCCTCAAGCCATGATGGGTCCTGGGTTTGATCCAAGCTATATGGGTCGGGGAGCTGGTTATGGTGGCTTCTCTGGCCCTGCATTTCCTGGGATGAATATGATGCCTCCATTTCCTGCTGTTAATCCTATGGGACTTGGTGTGGCTCCACATGTTAACCCTGCCTTCTTTGGCCGTGGAATGGCACCAAATGGAATGGGTATGATGGGTGGCACTGGAATGGAAGGACATCCTGGTGGGATGTGGCCTGACCCTAGCATGGGTGGATGGGCTGGGGAAGAACATGGTCAAAAGACAAGAGAGTCAAGTtatggtggtgatgatggtggtTCTGATTATGGATATGGAGAGGGAAATGCTGAAAAGGGTTCTAGGACAAATGCTGCTCCCCGGGAAAAGGAAAGAGTTACTGAGAGAGACTGGTCTGGAAATTCTGACAGGAGACACCGTGAGGAGCAAGATTATGATAGATCTGACAGGGATCGCAGATATAGAGAAGAGAAGGATGGATATAGAGATCATCGACAAAAGGAACGTGATTCAGGTTATGAGGAAGATTGGGACAGAGGACAGTCTTCTTCAAGATCTAGGAGTAGGTCCCGGGCTATGCCAGAAGGTGATCACAGGTCTCGGTCAAGGGACGTTGAATATGGGAAGAGGAGACGTGCTCCATCAGAGTAA
- the LOC130808710 gene encoding actin-related protein 3-like, with translation MYFYLRYDLEDHYFLLTESPLTPPESREYTGEITFETFNVPGLYIAVQPVLVLAAGYSTSKACHTKAEYEEYGASICLANPVFKGCTDVKNHAIRFSCTESICNFGLVISSFSLPTQSLRFFVCSKPVNVILSLQATWNWCKIEIYFVRKH, from the exons ATGTATTTTTATCTACGCTATGATCTAGAGGATCACTACTTCTTGCTCACGGAAAGTCCTCTGACGCCTCCTGAGAGCCGAGAATATACTGGTGAAATCACGTTTGAGACTTTTAATGTTCCTGGGCTCTACATTGCGGTGCAGCCTGTGCTTGTTTTAGCTGCTGGGTACAGTACATCAAAG GCTTGCCATACCAAAGCGGAATATGAAGAATACGGTGCTAGTATTTGTCTTGCAAATCCCGTTTTCAAGGGATGTACTGATGTGAAGAATCATGCAATCCGCTTCAGTTGTACCGAATCTATTTGCAATTTTGGCTTAGTGATTTCCAGTTTTTCACTTCCAACACAAAGTCTCCGGTTCTTCGTATGCTCAAAACCTGTCAATGTGATTTTGAGTCTTCAGGCTACATGGAATTGGTGTAAAATAGAAATTTACTTTGTAAGAAAGCATTGA